The Anastrepha ludens isolate Willacy chromosome 2, idAnaLude1.1, whole genome shotgun sequence DNA window TTACAAGGCAAGTGATAATGCAaacacgaaagaaaaaaacaatttgttgtaataattaattttaattaattaataattttatttttttagaaactaaTCGCAAATACCCGTTGCCCTTCTTGAACCGTGAATGCACACAGGACTACACCATACCCGGCACCAACCATATCATCGAAAAGGGCATACCCATCCTTATCTCTTTGCTGGGTATATTTCGCGATGCGCAATACTTTCCAAATCCAATGACATACGATCCACACCGCTTCTCGCCCTCAAGTCCCAATTACAATGTAAATGCGTATATGCCTTTTGGCGCTGGACCACGACAATGCATAGCTCTGCGTATGGGCATGTTGAATTCAAAATTGGGCGTTGTTAAAATCTTACAAAATTTCAACATTGAAATTATGAGCAGACGTGAAATTATCATCGATAATCACTCCGTGGGTATTCAATCAAAGGGTGGTGTAAAAGTACGTCTCTCAAAGAAAACACAAACCACAAAAGAATAGCAGGCTtcatgttatattaaaaaaatttagacttcCTTGGTATTTTCTATATGTAATTAGTGTAATAACATACATTTAGGCGTAGTAACGCTGCATGCAAttgtaactttttaatttttatttattttaattgtatttcttatttttcaaaatgttttatttagttatgaaatataataaatgtaaCTCTATTTAAATCTCTGCGCTCGATTTGCTTGAAAGAATCAATACTTTTTCCAGTTACACgactacatttttatttctattgttgttgttatttttcctTATTGTTCGTTGCTTAGACACCTTCAGTATTATCTTGGACTTCTTCACGCTGcctcattttttgtttgttcttctGTCGGAATATTTCCTTGCTCGCTTCTTTGATGGCTTCGAATATTTTAGCCTGCgacattatttgtttttgtacattttCCACAGCTGGCTCAGCATTTATATCGATCAGATCACTTAGCCCCTCAGACATTTCTTCGTTGTTATAAGTTTTTGCTTCGTCCATTTCAGCGCGCTTCCATAAGGGGTAAGGTGGGAGAGATGAACGCTTTTTACAGCAACCTTTGAATGGAAGTAAGAAGTGATTAAGACATTTGACGTTAACAAGAACAAGTGAATATCTGAATAATTATTTACTGCGAATTACttaaaaacagaataaaaaatagatatacaGTGCTACATTTTCGTTTaaacgcattgcatttttttcgtttactttagaactgttttaagattacaacaataacaacaacaaatattcttccaaactattcaatttcatgaatttatttgtcGCTTACATTGCTAGCTACCAATATGCGCATTGGATAGTATGACTTGCGAAAATTTACGCTATGAGTTGCAATGACTCAAGCAATTGAGACAGGCCAAGGTTTTCCTTATATTTCGGTTTAACTTAAACTAGTTTCATGCTTCGTTAGTATCTTATCAAATAAAGACTTTCTGTTATAaataaacttacatacatatatactatatgtatactatatgtactatatatgtatgtatataatatacaagCACAAGTATAAGTAAGCACAGCCCTCAAAGATCGAAAGTAGAGTAATGGGCAGATAAATAATATACTTTGAAATGCGCAAATCTATTTCCAGGCAATAGGAAAGCTTATCGCTGTTACATATTCGGCAGAATAAAGTggtaaataaatacttatacatataaagtgtggttaagtttcaagggccggtgttgattttgaataaaatacaatttttttaggaatttattGTCAttcctctttattatgataatattggtatggctcaattacgtatggaacaaaatattggccaaatggccaccgcgggctcggcggcacacctccatccgatggtccaaattttcgatgacgctgaggcataattgaggttctatgccgttaatgtgccgaattatctcatcctttagctcttgaattgttgctggcttatcgacgttcaccttttctttcaaataatcccaaagaaagaagtcctacggtgtcaaatcacatgatcttggcggccaattgacatcgccgcgacgtgagattattcggccatcaaatttttcgcgcaaaagagtcatTGTTTCGTTACCTGTGTGTCAAGTGgcactgtcctgttgaaaccacatatcgtccacatccacatcttccaattcgggccataaaaagttcgttatcatctcacgatagcgaacactattcacagtaactgcctgaccggcctcattttggaaaaaatacggcccaatgatgccgccggcccataaaccgcaccaaacagtcactctttgtaggtgcattgatttttcggcaatcactcttggattatcattcgctcaaatgcggcaattctgcttattgacgaatccactgaggtgaaaatgtgcctcatcactgaagatgattttcttcacgaagtgcgtgattttgatttgaacgcccgttttcataataagcctgaataactttaacgcgttgctggaTTGGTTCTTGgttctttccatggttcaaattgagttagtctgaattgaggtgtggttcacattcaacatcggcccatatacatacaagatgaagtccaacataaacaagactggcgtcattataatgtttttgatggcgccatcttttaatgagttagtacgTTGGAAGCTACATCCCTAGCTtacagtggaagcgaagttattgcatctaagcaaaaactttaaattgtccGAAAAGTACGGTAACTTATGTGTTAAAAAAGGTAAATGAAACAAGGTTGAACAAAGGCCTGAAAGTAGAAGAAAAAAAGCCATTGTGTTGCAATCACAAGCCAAAGGAGTGGTgtcattatttcgaaaaaagctGACCTTTCAATTTGAGATGCTGCAAAAAAGGCCCGTATGTCGGAAGGATATCGTCCAAGAAGTGTGCAAAAGTGAATGTTTACGTTCATGTAAAAAGATTGCATGACCCAATCGAAATAATAAACCAAATAAGAGTAATAAAACACGCGCGCGAAAATTATACAGTCAAAGATATTCATAAATATGGCTGGGTGGTTATGGATGATGAAACATACGTCAGATTCAGTAAGCTGAGTTTTATACCGCAACGAAGAGAGGAGGAAACTCAGGTGCctttatggggttaggggtagtctgagggccgaaaaaataaattgcaaaaaaaaactccaaTGTTTTGAAAACTCTCATTACCCCTAATGTCAAGCAATCGGCCAGCATGTCTGCCAGAAGGAGTACTTGCAAAACGTTTGCTGccattcataaaataacataatggCTCACTCTGTTCTGGTCCTATTTATCTTCATATCATTAAAGCCGTCTTGCTATGAACTGGCATAAAAATCACGAGgtaaatattgttgaaaagaACCACAACTGACCAAACTGTCCTCAATTGAGACTCATTAGAAAATATTGGGaattgtttaaagaaaattggGAATTGTTTAAAgacgaaaaaagaaattaaaaatgagcagATGGACAAAAATTGATGTCCATCGCCTAATGGGAGGAGTTAAATCTACTTTGCACCATTTTGTTTGtaacaaagaaaattaagatGGGTTTTTTGTTcaacataaatttaataaagaagaaaataaaatagaaattgttttGATAGCTTATATAACTTTGATGTTATAGCGATTCGGCCCGACCTGATTTTCGGCCGACCAATATTTTTCGTATCCATTCCTTAgtggttgttttttgtttgttacgcTCATCCTTGTTCGTCAATTAAATCATTCTAGTATTGCTTAAAAGTTATTATTTCCTATATCTCCCAAAAGATACTTTTTCGAATGTTCCTATTGCCTTCTCATATTTGTTCGGCATCGTCCACCGCACGCatttatatttgtgttttttgttcggCGAATCTGCGAATCTGTTTTTAATTGCGTAGCGAGCCCAAACTAGAGTCCTGTTGGGTGATCTCAACGCTAACATTGATAGTTTATGCTGATTCCTAAGTAGACAAAGTTATTTACAGCTTCGAAGTTACCAAAggtaaagaaaaatttgaattacgccgaaaatgcgaaatatagccctttttgtttttttggtgggtgaggtagagCGATCATCGTTTGCTGCGTTGAGTGGTGTGGAATTGGACCAGTTCTATTCATCCATGTCTGAACCCtacatatttgtagccagcttcatgccaTAAGCTCGTCTTTTTTTGTCTATTGATCACAATTGACTCGTGCATCCAGGCCCTTTTCTTTCTCACATATGAATATCTTGGACATATCGATAGTCTCCATTGCTCCGCTTTTTGTAACAAAAGGAACATCGGAAGAAAACGGTGTTAAATTTGTTAGTATCGACTTGTTCCCGTTTGATATCATCGTGAGTGTTACCTCAGGTGTTCGTGAGGGTCGTTTGTTAGTCATACAGTTAGTGTCTCCTTACTCAAGAGTTTCTGTTCTTTAGCCGCTCACTCCGCGTATCCGAGGTACTGCATTAGCTTTGCTGCATGTGCCTTAACAGCATTCCAGTTATTGTTTGATGAACACATGGCTTGTATCGGATTGTTCACCTGCAACGGGTGTCCAAGTAGCGTTCTTCCAGCATTTGACGTTCGTCTCGAAAACGGTCACATTGGAAAATAACTTGCTTTGCATCTTCGATCGTGTTGAAGCAGTGCGGGCAGTAGGGGTTGTCTCCCAGCCGAAAACGAAATCATCCGTGCCCTCTGATTAGCTGCTTTCGATAAAAATCAACGTCGCCGTGTTTACTAACCACCCATGGTGCGATTTCAGGTATACCCCTATGGGTTCAACGCCCGTGGACTGGAGGTGACTCTATGCGCAcgaaatacgaggtgtgttcaaaaagtatggcgaattttgaattttcgcgattacgtatattcgaatttagatttttttatggcgatatgttggtactcatgtctctcactcatacTCAcaacattttgaatgttcagttaattgtggacagctgctttgcttgcacgtgtttcggctcgtcttcgatttttacctattcaaaaaattggattaaaGAACCTgtgtcaaattttgtgtgaaaaacgaaattaagtgcgcgcatgctactttggaccaaagcaacgtttatcggtggtacaaaatgttctcagaagtcCGAGAAGatatgaacgacgaaaagcgtcccggacgcccgagcacttcaacaacagacgaaaaaattgatgaagtgaagaaaatgtacTGGCCAattgtcgaatcaccgttagagaagttgctgacatatcggttggctcgtgccattctatttttttcaatgatttgggcataagacgggtcgccgcaaaattcgttccaaaactgcttaatttcgaccaaaagcttgcatcgcatgaacattgctaatgagatgttggactctgtccgcgacgacccaaatttgctccagaggttcataattggtgacgaatcgtgggtttatgggtatgacgtggaaaccaaagctcaatcatctcaatgaaagctgccgcacgaaccaagaccgaaattatgcgcaatttgcgcgaaggaatccgccagaaacgcccggatctgtggaagaacaaaaattggctcttgtatCACGATAACGTCCCTGCTTACACATCGTtacttgtgcgcgactttttggggaaaaacaacacactaatgatgccacagcctccgtattccccagatttggccccttgtgaatttttcttgttcccgaaattgAAGAgatccatgaaaggacgacgctacgctacgattgacgaaataaagacggcatcgaaggagaagccgaacaagataaaaaaaatgatttgtggaagtgcttcgaagattggaaaaactttggcacaagtgcataatatctcatggggattactttgaagggggcaaaatagatattaatgaataaataaataatttttgaaaaaacacaaaattcgctatactttttgaacacacctcgtatagtgctgtattcaaatatatgtgtatgcacacATTATTTTGTGCTGAAAGGTAGTGCAATTTTACCTAGAAAGAcggaatttatttcatttcttttctgatatttggctaattaaatatatgtatataagaaagCAAGCTAGTTTTATTaggaatactttttattttatttacagttttCTGACAGCcagcagctgatttgttttcatAATACACAAAGGATAATAATTCTCTCTCCAAGAGGAAAAAATTACAAGTACAATGTGACCCGAGAACGTAACCACACTTGTTTATGCCATATGGACATAAATCGTAAAATCAATCAGTTAAGAATATAATATTGAAAACCCCGGTTTCTGttgataagaaaaaattatttgcattgtcattatatgtatgtgcgcatgtatatgtacatattataatTATACACGAACATCCCAGCAGACATTCAAGCTCTAAATTTATTTCAGAAtgattaaaatcaaaggtttttctaaaatattaagcaTTTGAAAATGATGTGATACTAATTTGAGAGTTATAGTTATCTAAAGGAAATCCCCTCGGTactctagcgtaagtgcactagcctgtcattccagaggttgtgggttcgaatcccacgtaaagcacgctCCTcacactttttcaaatttacctaatttccctgtttctaagcaaacaaaaaaaaacttattcttgCCATCATTACTCCCGTAcaatttgcattgtggctgctaaaacaagcaaaaaccaaagaaaaacaaacagttaCATATTGCATCAGTGAcgtcagcaagaggaagcgggcaactgcggtaatagcgcagacataccaaatttagcgaaatcctcaaccatctgtgcgatccttctgccagaaaaatgtgaaacacgtgtttttctttgtttttgcttgttttagcagccacaatgcaaataatgcgctgactattgcgCGAGAGTAAGGATGGAGAGGagaagtttttgggtttgaggaatgagatttttttatttgttttgtttagaaacagggaaagtaggtaaatttgaaaaagtgcgaggagcgtgctttacgtgggattcgaactcACAACCTCTGGAAtgacaggctagtgcacttagaGTAGAACTACCGAGGCCGCTAAAATAATACGCAAATGACGTCGCTCAACACTTGcggcgccgtcagaattgagaAGGAGCTCTCCgacccgtttgataccaaatgagATTTCAGGGTGAATCTCTGTCgagtgacttctttaacttcATGCAGGAAAAGACCGTGGGAGCCGCAGAACTtcatcgctcaggcacaatttttttataagagcatacaaCTGTTGGCgtttgacatcatcggccttaacaaccgcactgttagttctgccttttccaaactggataaagaaccAAAGCGAATGAgtatggtggtgaacgaggactaaacgaagtacctcctgttatcaaacaaacagtggctgcgttggctggatcatgtcgtccaaatggatacaaacgcgccagctggtggtagcagaggaagaaaagGACCTACTCTgcattgaaaagatcaggtggggggaggacttggcttctcttggtgtttccaactggcgccggttagcccgaaaaaaaatgattgacgcactttgttaaactctgccaaaatcgTTTAAGAAGTTAGTAGTAGAAAcaacataaataaagaaataagagacaaacaaaaacaagccaaaaaatacgaaaaagctCTAGcggaaaacaattgaaaataatagaaacaattgGAAATTCCAGATAaaaggaataaagaaataattgatAATAGCagatactaaaacaaaaatgacaaaaatatggaaaataattcaaaataacagACATAATTTGAAATAACAGAAGCCAACTGTTTGAGTTAACTCTTTTGGTGGACATTTTGGTCTTTGGTGAAAGATAACAGCCTTAACTGCAGTTAATCTCGGAGTATAAAATTACTTGTTCAGCCTTCCATCATTTCAAATGAAACTCAAAGAATAGCACAAAATATAAATCTCATTTCAATTTGAGCATcgcatttaatataaaattgagaAACTGTAATCCGGAACGTTTGAAACTGTGTTTACTGGGTTATGGCTATTTATCTTTGTCATTGCTTTGTCATTGTGCGCGCGCTACATTGCTCTGCTcttgttttgttaataaatttatatgtagtAGCGAACTTCAGCACAGTCGCAGTTCACAAAAGGCAATGCACAAAATTGGACGTTCGTAGAACACCCGCGTTTATGCAAAAGTTATCGTGATCTTACTCGTACCGGTTTCTCAATAATTTATTGTCTTTtctgtatatacacacatacctgtatatactcgtattatcACATGCGCAGTGCGGTTCAAAGTACAATAGTATCTACTTCACCGGAATTAAGTGAAAATGTTCGTGCTTCTCCTCTTTTTACTGCTGGGTACAACACTCTTCTGGTTGACCAAGCAACAATACTCTTATTGGAATCGTCGCAATTTTCCAACCGATCCTGATCCGCAAATTCCCTGCGGTTGCTTGAAATCAGTGGTTAAGCATGAAAAATCTATGGGTGTGGCAATTTACGATGCTTACCTCAAGGCAGCGAAATTACCATTTATTGGTGTTTATTTGCTCTTCCGACCGGCCGTCTTGATACGTGACCCAGAGTTAGCGCGTCAAATACTCACACAAGATTTTAATAGTTTTCACGATCGCGGCATTTATGTGGACGAGAAGCGCGATACCTTGTCATGCAATTTGTTTAGTTTGCGCGGTCAAAGTTGGCGATCATTGCGTCAAAAGTTGACACCTTCCTTCAGCTCGGGTAAATTGAAAGCAATGTTTCACACGTCCGATGATATTGGCAATAAAATGGTTGCATATCTGAATAAAGTATTGCCGGAGGAGGGTAGCGCGGAATTGGACCTGAAAGATATACTTGTGACGTAAGCATGAATTTTGGATAGAAtgggaaacaaaaagtgaaatgaatattttgcattttcgctTATTCAACAGCTATGCTATCGACATAATTGGATCTGTTATTTTCGGTTTGGACATCAACAGCTTTGAGAATCCAAAGAATAAGTTCAGATGCCTTGTACACAAAGCGCGGCGCAACAACTTAATAAATGCCAATATTGGAATGTTAGTCTTCTTGTGCCCATCGTAAGTAACTGATAATTTTATCGatcatagtaataaaaatataaaaacaaaaagcaaaaagcaaactaaaacaataacaataataataaagtactaaaaaaaaataaaaaacacaaacatcaataaaataatacaaaacataacacaaaacaaaaaagataacaATAGTGCCGACATGACTTGTAGCCCGAAACTACCGTCGTGCTCGGTGAAAATGAACTCCGACTCACGCGGTATGCGGGTGGGAGAGTGGTGtagattataataataataataacactttTAATTTTGGCGTGTGAGAGATTTTAAAATgccgatttttaattttttaacattctgcttttgatattagaacaagtttcttattttgcatttgcctggttttggttttgcaataatttgagcaattttccatacttttgcgaaatatttcaagttcaagatTTGATTGAATAAGTTCCTTATATAGATAATTCCCTTCTCTGGGAGTTCTCTGAAAATTTTACCAATTATTAGGTCGTTTCCTGGCGACTTCTTAGGATCAATTCTCTTCtatatgcattgttttatttcttctacttcttcattTCTTGGTTTGCCTAAATCCTTTTTTGCGTGGGTGTATTATTGGTGAAAGTAAGTTTGATGTGTTTTGTGAGAACTTCAGCCGTGTCAAGATTAATTCAAGTCTTCTAATAGGTGGTtcgtataaaattttgtttttgattttgtttttattttattttttatcaggtCCAAGATTTTCGATGTGTCtcttaagttttttatatttatggtcAAAtagtataggggttttcagtaagagcgcttcaacttttgaacttttttgaataaaacaaacggtttgacttttttaactaatttttttttattatcgagtttgaacatatacatttaagtatgaaattcgatttcttttgcatgaccaccgcgtgcacgttttacgaagtccaatcgttaaACCCAATTTTCggccactcttttgcataaatcggccgaaatccCAGCAATTTCGCTTTCAATAttgaccaatgacttcacataaccccaaaacgggacggcttgttaaatggaccgtaaaatggccgtaatgctcttaaagtagcagcaacagcacgattattttcataaaaaatttgcacgatttgcaatcgttgctcaagtgtgtagcgttccatgatgaaatgtattctaatgaagtttacaaatgacaagcgaaaaataaaaaatattgcgtcgttcgctctccctatcggaaaaaagttgaagcgcacctattgaataaccctatatttgtttgctttcctTTGAGGCTGCGTTCAGCTTGTGAGATGGCAGCTTTgttaatgaatatttttgaatgaactAGTCATTGTGGTTTATTGGCTGGATGAGAGAGAAGTTGTTTGCGGCTGTCATGTGTTTTTGTTAGTGTAATGgatattatcggtgttaaaagttaaatttttgttcatgtttttttttgagttgtttattgtattttaaccGGTAGTTCTAATCATAATGCACAGAATGCAGAGATGTAGTCAACATCATACCGTTAAatggctctcagcgattttgaatcagctgattggctgctgtAAGCTGGGTTATGCACGATGTAGAGAATGCAGAGGCtgacaaggatgatagatttactagGTTTGGCAATTAACTACgctgaaaaacaaaactgttCGAGCAACTTCGGCTGTCATGTCACAGGAGTACTCGACAGCCGAATTctgtccgctcatttcacacgtattcacacattcgtccaatcagtcgttgttcagacggcaacatgGAAGGggatgtgttgatttttttttggattcatAACTTCTGTTACACCAGCCATCAgccgattctgtcaaattcgctgagagctggttaacggtctgatattggccataattgtaaaaatattttcccatgGAGGTGTGGCCAGCATTAGAccattaaccggctctcagtgaGCTTGAAGGAATGAGTTGATTTGCTTACGGTATGGGGAATGTTACGGTGGTTTGTTTACGGCGAAATCGTCTGaaccatatatacatatatacataaatgcctAGCTGCGAACCTCTCTCATTTTATGTAAGAGCTCGCCAGGAATTCGTTTGAGTAGTTGGTAGAACTGCCAACCCCTCGGCTGATAAACAGCTGATAGACGAAATGACGAGCTGCCAGAAATAAGGCGCCAAAAATAATTGCCGGGAACAGTTCGTTTTCacgtaaattcatttttttaaattttgttaacagATTTTACATTTCTTACCTATGCATTATAGCCTTGTGCAAATCATGACACGTTTGGGCTTCAAAAATGCTTTAGCTGTGGGGTTGCgtgaaataatgaaagaaacgaTTGAATATCGTGAGAAGCATAACATAGTGCGCAAGGACATGTTGCAGTTGATGATGCAGCTGCGTAATACTGGCAAGATCACCGAGGATGATGACAATTGGAGTGCCAAGCCCAACGCAGGTATTAACTATTTTAAAACTTTCCAACATTTTACGCACATTTGAGATCCGAATCTTGTTCACAGCTGTTGGTGTAGAAAAAGAATTCACGTTAGATCACATAGCCGCACAGGGTTTCATTTTCTACATTGCCGGCCAGGAGACCACCAGTTCAACAGCTGCTTTTACCATTTTCGAATTGGCTCAATATCCAGAACTGCTTGAACTTGCGCAGAAAGAGGTGACTGAAGTACTGGCGCGTCACGATGGGCAGTTGAGTTATGATGCTTTGCGAGAAATGTCATTCCTGGAGTTGTGCTTACAAGGTAAGTGGCAATGCAaacacgaaagaaaaaaacaatttgttgtaataattaattttaattaattaataattttatttttttagaaactaaTCGCAAATACCCGTTGCCCTTCTTGAACCGTGAATGCACACAGGACTACACCATACCCGGCACCAACCATATCATCGAAAAGGGCATACCCATCCTTATCTCTTTGCTGGGTATATTTCGCGATGCGCAATACTTTCCAAATCCAATGACATACGATCCACACCGCTTCTCGCCCTCAAGTCCCAATTACAATGTAAATGCGTATATGCCTTTTGGCGCTGGACCACGACAATGCATAGCTCTGCGTATGGGCATGTTGAATTCAAAATTGGGCGTTGTTAAAATCTTACAAAATTTCAACATTGAAGTTATGAGCAGACGTGAAATTATCATCGATAATCACTCCGTGGGTATTCAATCAAAGGGTGGTGTAAAAGTACGTCTCTCAAAGAAAACACAAACCACAAAAGAATAGCAGGCTtcatgttatattaaaaaaatttacgactTCCTTGGTATTTTCTATATGTAATTAGTGTAATAACATACATTTAGGCGTAGTAACGCTGCATGCAAttgtaactttttaatttttatttattttaattgtatttcttatttttcaaaatgttttattta harbors:
- the LOC128864932 gene encoding cardioactive peptide-like, with protein sequence MCSSNNNWNAVKAHAAKLMQYLGYADKRKKCNAFKRKCSTVYLFFILFLSCCKKRSSLPPYPLWKRAEMDEAKTYNNEEMSEGLSDLIDINAEPAVENVQKQIMSQAKIFEAIKEASKEIFRQKNKQKMRQREEVQDNTEGV
- the LOC128871685 gene encoding probable cytochrome P450 6d4, whose translation is MFVLLLFLLLGTTLFWLTKQQYSYWNRRNFPTDPDPQIPCGCLKSVVKHEKSMGVAIYDAYLKAAKLPFIGVYLLFRPAVLIRDPELARQILTQDFNSFHDRGIYVDEKRDTLSCNLFSLRGQSWRSLRQKLTPSFSSGKLKAMFHTSDDIGNKMVAYLNKVLPEEGSAELDLKDILVTYAIDIIGSVIFGLDINSFENPKNKFRCLVHKARRNNLINANIGMLVFLCPSLVQIMTRLGFKNALAVGLREIMKETIEYREKHNIVRKDMLQLMMQLRNTGKITEDDDNWSAKPNAAVGVEKEFTLDHIAAQGFIFYIAGQETTSSTAAFTIFELAQYPELLELAQKEVTEVLARHDGQLSYDALREMSFLELCLQETNRKYPLPFLNRECTQDYTIPGTNHIIEKGIPILISLLGIFRDAQYFPNPMTYDPHRFSPSSPNYNVNAYMPFGAGPRQCIALRMGMLNSKLGVVKILQNFNIEVMSRREIIIDNHSVGIQSKGGVKVRLSKKTQTTKE